From Pantoea sp. Ep11b, the proteins below share one genomic window:
- a CDS encoding ABC transporter permease has product MNAHNRRLTGVLLAGVVALTLLPWYSLEQGFFSVDGIFSLWRDENSPPALGQLALRPWLSVVVALWLLAAACRFLPFGRTRSTLLLLFSLTGILFLVLEGHAIGFSGWNWLWLDQLAGPLAQGQPAMGAGALLLLTLFLLIFAFALAERGVLKGDAFVVASIVLLVALVTTFVIYPVLSLFVASVQDVDGSFKPDGLLANLQDPAIWSLGCFTGGSCGTAWRTLGLALMTASGSTLLGLAFALAATRTPLPCKKALRMLTILPIITPPFVIGLALILLFGRSGVVTESLATLFGIEPGRWLYGMTGIWIAQVLSFTPVAFLVLIGVVEGISPSLEEASQTLRASRWRTFSRISLPLMAPGLANAFLISFIESMADFGNPMVLGGSHGVLSTEIFFSVVGAQNDPSRAAVLAMILLTFTLFAFLVQRVWLSGKSFATVTGKGDGGRHARLPRPVRYGVYGMVIPWGLFTLVIYGMIMVGGFVQSWGLNNALTLDHYIRAFSVTIEQGTLVWHGVAWNSFWTTLEIALIAAPLTAIVGLLTAWLIVRQKFAGRQTFEFMLMLSFAIPGTVIGVSYVMAYNLPPLEITGTATILIACFVFRNMPVGVRGGIAAMSQLDKSLDEASLTLGADSFRTLRKVVLPLLKPAISAALVYAFVRAITSISAVIFLVSAQYNMATSYIVGLVENGEYGMAIAYSSVLIVVMLLIIGLFQLLVGERRLRRATRPAVITAAPSASTLTQERAV; this is encoded by the coding sequence ATGAATGCGCACAATCGTCGCTTAACCGGTGTGCTGCTGGCGGGAGTCGTCGCGCTGACGCTGCTGCCCTGGTACAGTCTGGAGCAGGGCTTTTTCAGCGTTGACGGGATCTTCAGCCTGTGGCGCGATGAGAACAGCCCCCCTGCGCTGGGCCAGCTTGCGTTACGCCCCTGGCTCAGCGTCGTCGTGGCGCTCTGGCTGCTCGCGGCGGCCTGCCGCTTTCTGCCCTTCGGCCGAACCCGCAGTACGCTGCTTCTGTTGTTCAGCCTCACGGGCATCCTGTTTCTGGTGCTGGAAGGGCATGCCATCGGCTTCAGCGGCTGGAACTGGCTCTGGCTGGATCAGCTTGCGGGGCCGCTGGCGCAGGGGCAACCGGCGATGGGGGCAGGCGCACTGCTGCTGCTGACCCTGTTTCTGCTGATCTTCGCCTTTGCACTGGCCGAGCGCGGCGTGCTGAAAGGCGATGCCTTTGTGGTGGCGTCGATTGTACTGCTGGTGGCGCTGGTCACCACCTTTGTGATCTATCCGGTTCTGAGTCTGTTTGTCGCCTCAGTGCAGGATGTTGATGGCAGCTTTAAGCCTGACGGACTGCTGGCCAATCTGCAGGATCCGGCCATCTGGAGCCTTGGCTGCTTCACCGGCGGCAGTTGCGGCACCGCCTGGCGTACGCTGGGACTGGCCCTGATGACGGCCAGCGGATCCACTCTGCTGGGGCTGGCATTTGCGCTGGCGGCTACCCGCACGCCGCTGCCGTGCAAAAAGGCGCTGCGGATGCTGACCATTCTGCCGATTATCACGCCGCCGTTTGTCATCGGGCTGGCGCTGATCCTGCTGTTTGGCCGCTCCGGCGTGGTGACGGAATCGCTGGCGACGCTGTTCGGCATCGAGCCGGGCCGCTGGCTCTATGGCATGACCGGCATCTGGATCGCCCAGGTGCTCTCTTTTACGCCCGTTGCGTTTCTGGTGCTGATTGGTGTGGTGGAGGGGATCTCGCCTTCGCTGGAAGAGGCGTCACAGACTCTGCGCGCCAGCCGCTGGCGTACCTTCTCCCGCATCTCGCTGCCGCTGATGGCACCCGGTCTGGCCAACGCCTTTCTCATCAGTTTTATCGAAAGCATGGCCGATTTTGGTAACCCGATGGTGCTCGGCGGCAGCCACGGCGTACTCTCGACAGAGATCTTCTTTTCGGTGGTCGGCGCTCAGAACGATCCCAGCCGCGCCGCGGTGCTGGCGATGATCCTGCTGACTTTCACGCTGTTCGCCTTCCTGGTACAGCGCGTCTGGCTTTCCGGCAAGAGTTTTGCCACCGTGACCGGGAAAGGTGACGGCGGCCGTCACGCCCGGCTGCCACGTCCGGTGCGCTACGGCGTCTACGGCATGGTGATCCCCTGGGGCCTCTTCACGCTGGTGATCTACGGCATGATTATGGTCGGCGGCTTTGTGCAGTCCTGGGGGCTGAATAATGCGCTGACGCTGGATCACTATATCCGGGCCTTCAGCGTCACTATTGAGCAGGGCACGCTGGTCTGGCACGGCGTCGCCTGGAATTCATTCTGGACCACGCTGGAGATTGCGCTGATCGCCGCGCCGCTGACGGCCATCGTGGGCCTGCTGACCGCCTGGCTGATTGTGCGGCAGAAGTTTGCCGGTCGTCAGACCTTTGAATTTATGCTGATGCTGAGCTTTGCCATTCCCGGCACGGTAATTGGCGTGAGTTATGTGATGGCCTATAACCTGCCGCCGCTGGAGATCACCGGCACGGCGACTATCCTGATCGCCTGCTTTGTCTTCCGCAACATGCCGGTGGGTGTCCGTGGCGGCATCGCAGCCATGAGCCAGCTCGATAAAAGCCTGGATGAAGCCTCCCTGACGCTGGGCGCAGACAGTTTCCGCACGCTGCGCAAAGTGGTGCTGCCGCTGCTGAAACCGGCCATCAGTGCGGCGCTGGTTTATGCCTTTGTGCGGGCCATCACCTCGATCAGCGCGGTGATCTTCCTGGTCAGCGCGCAGTACAACATGGCGACCTCTTATATCGTCGGCCTGGTGGAGAACGGAGAGTATGGCATGGCGATTGCCTACTCCTCTGTCCTGATCGTGGTAATGCTTCTGATCATCGGCCTCTTCCAGCTTCTGGTGGGCGAACGCCGCCTGCGCCGCGCAACCCGACCGGCGGTCATCACTGCCGCACCCTCTGCATCCACCCTGACTCAGGAGAGAGCCGTATGA
- a CDS encoding ABC transporter substrate-binding protein — MRYSSLLAAVIVSCPAVPFAAAAAGNLNMICSADVVVCEQMTTLFSQSHPDIRVSMVRLSAGEAYARIRSEARNPRTDIWWAGTGDPHMQAAEEGLTQAYHSPLLDQQQPWSQKVAEISGYRTVGVYAGALGWGYNTKLLAEKKQKVPACWADLLDPAFKGEIQIANPNSSGTAYNTLATLVQIMGEDQAFDYLKKLNANISQYTKSGSAPVKAAARGETTIGIVFMHDAVAMQVDGFPIKPVAPCEGTGYEIGSMSIIKGARNLTNARSWYDWALSAEAQSHMKEAKSFQLPSNRQAAISEYAPRFENIKLIDYDFKTYGDAAKRKALLGRWDKEIGARAQ, encoded by the coding sequence ATGCGTTATTCCTCTCTGCTTGCTGCTGTTATTGTCAGTTGCCCGGCCGTGCCCTTTGCCGCTGCGGCAGCGGGCAATCTGAATATGATCTGTTCTGCGGATGTGGTGGTATGCGAACAGATGACGACGCTGTTCAGCCAGTCTCATCCCGATATCAGAGTCAGTATGGTGCGACTCTCCGCCGGTGAGGCTTATGCCCGTATCCGCAGCGAAGCGCGGAATCCCCGCACCGATATCTGGTGGGCCGGTACCGGCGACCCGCATATGCAGGCCGCAGAAGAGGGCCTGACGCAGGCTTACCACTCGCCGCTGCTCGACCAGCAGCAGCCCTGGTCGCAGAAGGTGGCAGAGATCTCCGGCTATCGCACCGTCGGCGTCTATGCCGGCGCGCTGGGCTGGGGCTACAACACGAAACTGCTGGCGGAGAAAAAGCAGAAGGTACCGGCCTGCTGGGCGGACCTGCTCGATCCCGCTTTCAAAGGCGAAATTCAGATCGCCAATCCGAACTCCTCCGGCACGGCTTACAACACCCTGGCAACGCTGGTTCAGATTATGGGCGAAGACCAGGCCTTTGACTATCTGAAGAAGCTGAATGCCAACATCTCCCAGTACACCAAGTCCGGCTCGGCACCGGTCAAAGCCGCCGCGCGCGGCGAAACCACCATCGGCATCGTTTTTATGCACGATGCCGTCGCCATGCAGGTGGATGGCTTCCCGATTAAGCCCGTTGCCCCCTGCGAGGGCACCGGCTATGAGATTGGCTCGATGTCGATCATCAAAGGGGCCCGCAACCTGACCAACGCCAGAAGCTGGTATGACTGGGCATTGAGTGCTGAGGCGCAGTCGCACATGAAAGAGGCGAAATCGTTCCAGCTGCCCTCCAACCGCCAGGCGGCGATCTCTGAATACGCGCCGCGCTTCGAGAACATCAAGCTGATCGATTATGACTTCAAAACCTACGGTGACGCGGCAAAACGCAAGGCGCTGCTGGGTCGCTGGGATAAAGAGATCGGTGCCCGCGCGCAGTAA
- a CDS encoding LacI family DNA-binding transcriptional regulator produces MQQLKTVVSAQDVAERAGVSRSAVSRTFTPGASVSETTRQRVMKAAEELGYHVNHLARGLVSHRSGIVCLIASEVDTPYRASLVRWMTQYLQEAGKVAMLINTDRSDARVSAALQQAINFRADASVILSGMPDSAITRLCYKHGQHLVLINRDESLPGTLNINLDSRPAAEMAVNAFVRAGCSRIAFVNSLAGTPSLQKREADFLAAAQRADVTVHVERFGSTSYESGQILAQRLLTRNVRPDAVYCATDLLACGFMDEARHRFALRIPQDLCIIGHDNIPQSGWASYNLTTFAQPVEQFARDAIRWLVETEAQPDALIPKSEQHQERRIYPVDVVWRGSVRGA; encoded by the coding sequence ATGCAGCAGCTGAAGACGGTCGTCAGCGCCCAGGATGTGGCGGAGCGGGCGGGTGTCTCCCGATCCGCGGTGTCACGCACCTTTACACCGGGCGCCAGCGTGTCGGAAACCACCCGTCAGCGGGTGATGAAGGCGGCAGAAGAGCTGGGTTATCACGTTAATCATCTGGCGCGCGGCCTGGTCAGTCATCGCAGCGGCATTGTCTGCTTAATCGCCTCCGAAGTAGATACCCCCTATCGTGCCAGCCTGGTGCGCTGGATGACGCAGTATCTGCAGGAGGCGGGAAAGGTGGCGATGCTGATCAACACCGACCGTTCAGATGCGCGGGTTTCGGCGGCGTTGCAGCAGGCGATTAATTTTCGCGCCGACGCCTCTGTCATTCTCTCCGGGATGCCGGACAGCGCCATCACCCGCCTCTGCTATAAGCACGGCCAGCATCTGGTGCTGATCAACCGCGATGAGTCCCTGCCCGGCACGCTGAACATCAATCTCGACTCCCGCCCGGCCGCAGAGATGGCCGTCAATGCCTTTGTGCGCGCCGGGTGCAGCCGCATCGCCTTTGTTAATTCGCTGGCGGGCACCCCGAGCCTGCAGAAACGTGAAGCGGATTTCCTGGCGGCCGCGCAGCGCGCAGACGTAACCGTTCATGTGGAGCGGTTCGGCTCGACCTCCTATGAGAGCGGACAGATTCTGGCGCAGCGTCTGCTGACGCGCAACGTGCGCCCGGACGCGGTTTACTGCGCCACCGACCTGCTCGCCTGCGGGTTTATGGATGAGGCGCGGCACCGCTTCGCGCTGCGTATCCCGCAGGACCTCTGCATCATCGGACACGACAATATTCCCCAGTCGGGCTGGGCCTCCTACAACCTCACCACTTTTGCGCAGCCGGTCGAGCAGTTTGCCCGTGACGCCATCCGCTGGCTGGTGGAAACGGAAGCACAGCCGGACGCACTGATACCGAAAAGCGAACAGCATCAGGAGCGAAGAATATATCCGGTCGATGTTGTCTGGCGCGGTTCTGTCCGGGGCGCATAG
- a CDS encoding SDR family oxidoreductase — translation MTTPTNNTLDVNDFPKPPFEDQPQQAPGLASKMIPVPDHGETSYRGTGRLAGRKALITGGDSGIGRAVAIAYAREGADVVINYLPEEQPDADEVVKLIEAEGRNVFAIPGDIRSEEFCQQLVKEVADKLGGLDILVNNAGRQQFNESIRTLSTEDFDATFKTNVYAMFWITKAALEYLPRGASIINTSSVQAFKPSDILLDYAQTKACIVAFTKSLAKQLGGDGIRVNAVAPGPYWTPLQSSGGQPMEKVKQFGADAPLGRPGQPVEIAPLYVTLASTESSYSSGQVWCSDGGTGTL, via the coding sequence ATGACAACACCAACGAATAATACGCTCGATGTGAATGACTTCCCAAAACCTCCTTTTGAGGATCAGCCGCAGCAGGCGCCAGGCCTGGCCAGCAAAATGATCCCGGTTCCGGACCACGGTGAAACCAGCTATCGCGGGACAGGCCGTCTGGCTGGCCGCAAGGCATTGATCACCGGTGGTGACTCCGGTATCGGCCGCGCCGTGGCAATTGCCTATGCCCGTGAAGGCGCAGATGTGGTCATTAACTATCTGCCGGAAGAACAGCCGGATGCCGATGAAGTGGTGAAATTAATCGAAGCGGAAGGCCGTAACGTTTTCGCTATTCCCGGCGACATTCGCTCTGAAGAATTCTGTCAGCAGCTGGTTAAAGAGGTTGCGGATAAATTAGGCGGTCTGGATATTCTGGTAAATAACGCCGGTCGTCAGCAATTTAATGAGTCCATCCGGACGTTGAGTACAGAAGATTTCGACGCGACGTTTAAAACTAACGTTTATGCTATGTTCTGGATCACTAAAGCGGCACTGGAATATCTGCCTCGCGGCGCGTCCATCATTAATACTTCGTCCGTGCAGGCATTTAAACCCAGCGATATTCTGCTCGACTATGCACAGACAAAAGCGTGCATTGTGGCCTTTACCAAATCGCTGGCTAAGCAGCTGGGCGGTGACGGTATCCGCGTCAATGCGGTCGCGCCTGGCCCATACTGGACCCCGCTGCAGTCCAGCGGTGGTCAGCCGATGGAGAAAGTTAAACAGTTTGGTGCCGATGCGCCGCTGGGCCGTCCGGGTCAGCCGGTTGAGATCGCCCCACTCTATGTGACCCTGGCGTCGACCGAGAGCAGTTACTCCTCCGGTCAGGTCTGGTGCTCCGATGGCGGCACCGGCACCCTGTAA
- the ampC gene encoding class C beta-lactamase, with protein sequence MKKSVLYVVLLALSARCVAADLSSQQVTSLVKATIEPLMAQQSIPGMSVAVLCKGRSQFVNFGVADLDSRRRVTENTLFELGSVSKTFTGTLAGVQIRNGDIRLSDPVQKYWPQLTGAQWRPVRMLHLATYTAGGLPLQLPDEVTDQASLLRFYQDWQPGAASGTLRQYSNASIGLFGALMVKGDYEQAMERNVFQPLRLTRTYITVPPSMMLNYAWGYKEGQPVRVSPGMLDAEAYGIKSTARDMLTFMQANIDPNRLSAGNAVLRNAIRTAQSRYFSVGKLYQGLGWEMYDWPVSADTLIGDSDNSVALKARPATQLTPVGPSQPASWVHKTGATNGFGAYIAFIPAANCGIVMLANKNYPNPLRVRAAWQILQALQQERTE encoded by the coding sequence ATGAAAAAGTCTGTGTTGTACGTTGTGTTGCTCGCTCTTTCTGCCCGCTGTGTTGCCGCCGATCTCTCCTCACAGCAGGTCACTTCTCTGGTCAAAGCCACGATCGAACCGCTGATGGCGCAGCAGTCGATCCCCGGCATGTCGGTGGCGGTGCTCTGCAAAGGCCGGTCGCAGTTCGTGAACTTCGGTGTGGCCGATCTCGACTCGCGCCGCCGGGTCACGGAAAACACCCTGTTTGAACTCGGTTCCGTCAGTAAAACCTTTACCGGCACGCTGGCCGGGGTGCAGATCCGCAACGGCGACATCCGCCTCAGCGATCCGGTGCAGAAGTACTGGCCGCAGCTGACCGGTGCGCAGTGGCGGCCGGTGCGGATGCTCCATCTGGCCACCTACACGGCGGGCGGCCTGCCGCTGCAGCTGCCGGATGAGGTGACCGATCAGGCGTCGCTGCTGCGCTTCTATCAGGACTGGCAGCCCGGGGCCGCGTCAGGCACGCTGCGTCAGTACTCTAACGCCAGCATCGGCCTGTTTGGCGCGCTGATGGTGAAGGGGGACTATGAGCAGGCGATGGAACGGAATGTGTTTCAGCCCCTGCGCCTGACGCGCACCTATATCACTGTGCCGCCCTCCATGATGCTTAACTACGCCTGGGGCTATAAAGAGGGTCAGCCGGTGCGGGTGTCGCCAGGGATGCTGGATGCTGAAGCTTACGGCATTAAATCGACCGCGCGTGACATGCTCACGTTTATGCAGGCGAACATCGATCCTAATCGCCTTTCCGCTGGCAATGCGGTGTTGCGGAATGCCATACGCACCGCGCAGTCGCGCTATTTCAGCGTCGGGAAGCTCTATCAGGGGCTGGGCTGGGAGATGTACGACTGGCCGGTTTCTGCCGACACCCTGATCGGCGATAGCGATAACAGTGTGGCGCTGAAAGCCCGTCCGGCGACGCAACTGACGCCCGTCGGGCCGTCGCAGCCCGCCAGCTGGGTACATAAAACCGGCGCGACCAACGGATTCGGGGCCTACATTGCGTTTATTCCCGCCGCGAACTGCGGCATCGTGATGCTGGCGAATAAAAACTATCCGAACCCGCTGCGCGTCCGGGCGGCCTGGCAGATCCTGCAGGCCCTGCAGCAGGAGAGAACGGAGTAA
- a CDS encoding glycosyltransferase yields the protein MKIGITNNQYPEQRNILVNPDNEYINLKKSNLFYFINPLRTRLLKKNKIFVFQPVPFSGASRVDILHLFNEVAITRQKWVASFETELPRVLPVAGVAKQDNPELQRLIPHLLKDNCLGLIAISDATLNIQMKLFRPDIAQQIRRKTLVLHPPQKLFVQQKAPRQPGILRLTFAGNEFYRKGGAEVVLAISELLEERRMEESQLDVQLIGELSKRHNVAHRQFQDDEAFCRGIENRIKRYRCFTHHARMENGALMQLFRQSDAGLLPTWQETYGFSVLEMQANGCPVITSNVRALPEINPASAGWVLTSPLNADREYSITSPDEKAALRRSLVEGLKSTLLAIIERPEILQEKGEAAIQRIREQHDTQRYIARLNEIYSRGVMNATQHPPVVSI from the coding sequence ATGAAAATTGGAATCACAAATAACCAGTATCCCGAGCAGCGCAATATTTTAGTTAATCCGGATAATGAATATATCAATCTGAAGAAAAGCAATCTGTTCTATTTTATTAATCCGTTACGCACCCGATTGCTTAAAAAAAATAAAATCTTTGTTTTCCAGCCGGTGCCGTTTTCCGGGGCTTCGCGGGTGGACATCCTGCATCTGTTTAATGAAGTCGCGATTACCCGCCAGAAGTGGGTGGCAAGCTTTGAAACCGAGCTGCCGCGCGTGTTACCGGTGGCGGGCGTCGCCAAGCAGGATAACCCGGAGTTGCAGCGCCTGATCCCGCACCTGTTGAAAGATAACTGTCTGGGGCTGATTGCGATCTCCGATGCCACGCTGAATATTCAGATGAAGCTGTTCAGACCTGATATTGCGCAGCAGATCCGCCGGAAAACCCTGGTGCTGCATCCGCCACAAAAGCTGTTTGTGCAGCAGAAGGCACCACGCCAGCCCGGCATACTCAGGCTGACGTTCGCCGGTAATGAGTTCTACCGTAAAGGCGGCGCGGAAGTGGTGCTGGCCATCAGTGAACTGCTTGAAGAGCGCCGCATGGAAGAGTCGCAGCTGGATGTGCAGCTGATTGGCGAGCTGTCCAAGCGCCACAACGTGGCGCATCGCCAGTTCCAGGATGATGAGGCGTTCTGTCGCGGCATTGAGAACCGGATTAAACGCTATCGTTGCTTTACCCACCACGCCCGGATGGAGAATGGCGCACTGATGCAGCTGTTCCGCCAGAGTGATGCCGGACTCCTGCCGACCTGGCAGGAGACTTATGGCTTCTCGGTACTGGAGATGCAGGCCAACGGCTGCCCGGTGATCACCAGTAACGTGCGGGCGCTGCCGGAGATCAATCCCGCCAGCGCGGGCTGGGTGCTGACCAGTCCACTGAACGCTGACCGCGAATACAGCATTACCTCGCCGGATGAGAAAGCCGCACTGCGCCGCTCGCTGGTGGAGGGCCTCAAGTCGACGCTGCTGGCCATTATTGAGCGTCCTGAAATATTGCAGGAGAAGGGCGAGGCGGCCATTCAGCGTATCCGGGAGCAGCATGACACCCAGCGTTACATTGCCCGACTCAACGAAATCTACAGCCGTGGCGTGATGAATGCCACTCAACACCCTCCTGTTGTCTCAATTTAG
- the hpxO gene encoding FAD-dependent urate hydroxylase HpxO, with translation MKAIVIGGGIGGMSSAIALEKAGFEVDVFEAVREMKPVGAAISIWPNGVKCLNALGMKAALRKLGGNMAYMAYHDGTSGAALTRFSMAPLVQQVGEYPCPVARAELQAMLIDTFGRERVQFGKRVIQVRQTEQGVIATFSDNSQAHGDFLIAADGTHSVIRDYVLEQKLERRYAGYVNWNGLVTIDEGIAPADQWTTFVGDGKRVSLMPISGNRFYFFFDVPLPKGLPQDRSTVKADLTGYFRGWAAPVQRLIAAINPETTNRVEIHDIEPFSRFVKGRIALLGDAAHSTTPDIGQGGCAAMEDAVVLASALASHSLGIEDALLRYQTRRVERVRDLVLKARKRCDVTHARDPAVTAAWYDSLKNETGERVLAGMCETIEGGPLG, from the coding sequence ATGAAAGCAATCGTGATTGGTGGCGGGATCGGCGGCATGAGCAGCGCCATCGCGCTGGAAAAAGCCGGATTTGAGGTCGACGTCTTTGAAGCCGTCAGGGAGATGAAGCCGGTTGGCGCGGCAATTTCGATCTGGCCCAACGGCGTGAAATGCCTGAACGCGCTGGGCATGAAAGCTGCGCTGCGTAAGCTGGGCGGGAATATGGCTTATATGGCCTATCACGACGGCACCAGCGGAGCCGCCCTGACCCGCTTCAGCATGGCGCCGCTGGTGCAGCAGGTCGGCGAATATCCCTGCCCGGTTGCGCGGGCCGAACTGCAGGCGATGCTGATCGACACCTTCGGCCGCGAACGGGTGCAGTTTGGCAAGCGGGTGATCCAGGTCAGGCAGACCGAACAGGGGGTTATCGCCACCTTCTCGGACAACAGCCAGGCCCACGGTGATTTTCTGATTGCCGCAGACGGTACCCACTCGGTGATCCGCGACTATGTGCTGGAGCAGAAGCTGGAGCGGCGCTATGCCGGTTACGTTAACTGGAACGGCCTCGTTACCATCGATGAAGGGATCGCGCCCGCCGACCAGTGGACCACCTTTGTCGGCGATGGCAAGCGGGTGTCACTGATGCCGATCAGCGGCAATCGCTTCTACTTCTTCTTTGATGTGCCGCTGCCAAAAGGGTTGCCACAGGATCGATCCACGGTAAAAGCGGATTTAACCGGCTACTTCCGGGGCTGGGCGGCGCCGGTGCAGCGGCTGATTGCGGCCATCAATCCTGAAACCACCAACCGGGTAGAGATCCACGATATCGAGCCGTTCAGCCGGTTCGTTAAGGGTCGCATCGCCCTGCTGGGCGACGCCGCCCACAGTACCACGCCCGATATTGGTCAGGGCGGCTGCGCGGCGATGGAGGATGCGGTGGTGCTGGCCTCTGCTCTGGCGTCCCATTCGCTGGGCATTGAGGATGCGCTGCTGCGCTATCAGACCCGGCGGGTTGAGCGGGTCAGAGATCTGGTGCTGAAAGCGCGTAAACGCTGCGACGTGACCCATGCGCGCGACCCGGCCGTCACGGCGGCGTGGTATGACTCCCTGAAAAACGAAACCGGCGAGCGCGTGCTGGCCGGTATGTGCGAAACCATCGAAGGCGGCCCGCTGGGCTAG
- the dcp gene encoding peptidyl-dipeptidase Dcp codes for MNARQNPFFSVSTLPYQAPPFDQIEEQDFLPALQAGIEAKRQEIAAIAGNSEAPTFLNTFEALEKSGQLLNRVNLVFSAMTSAHTSPYLQQVDEEIAPQLTALNDEIMLNRPLFSRLDAVYLDRATLDSESKRLVEVIWQRFQLAGANLPEAQKQQLKALNQEAARLSTRFTNRLLAATKAGGLVVSDRQQLAGLSAADLAVAQAEARARGLEDRWLLVLQNTTQQPALQSLTDRATREALFTAGVTRTEKGDENDTRELILRLAQVRAEQARLLGFASYAAWKLQDQMAKTPDAALAFMRNIVPAARARAGREAAAIQQIIDEQQGGFTLEAWDWRFYAEQVRRARYDLDESQIKPYFELNSVLHNGVFRAATQLYGIRFAQRQDLPVYHPDVQVYEIFDADDTPLALFYTDFFKRDSKGGGAWMSNFVNQSTLLESRPVIYNVCNYTRPPAGEPALLSWDDVITLFHEFGHTLHGLFASQRYPSLSGTETPRDFVEFPSQINEHWASEPEVFRHYARHYQTQEPMPAALYEKMVQAAQFNKGYEMCELLAAALLDLHWHSLKADAAPHSVGDFEQQALESDNLALTAVPPRYRSSYFQHIWGGGYAAGYYAYIWTQMLADDGYQWFSERGGLTRENGDLFRQKILSRGNSSDLKTLYESWRGAAPELAPMLKNRGLTDD; via the coding sequence ATGAACGCCCGTCAGAATCCCTTCTTTAGCGTCAGCACACTGCCTTACCAGGCGCCTCCTTTTGATCAGATCGAGGAGCAGGATTTCCTGCCCGCACTGCAGGCAGGTATTGAGGCGAAGCGTCAGGAAATCGCCGCAATCGCCGGGAACAGCGAGGCGCCCACCTTTCTCAACACCTTCGAGGCGCTGGAGAAGAGCGGACAGCTGCTGAACCGGGTTAACCTGGTCTTCAGCGCCATGACGTCTGCACATACCAGCCCTTATCTGCAGCAGGTCGATGAGGAGATTGCGCCGCAGCTCACCGCGCTGAACGATGAGATCATGCTTAACCGGCCGCTGTTCTCACGACTTGATGCGGTCTATCTGGATCGCGCAACGCTGGATAGCGAATCGAAACGGCTGGTCGAGGTGATCTGGCAGCGCTTCCAGCTGGCGGGCGCCAACCTGCCGGAGGCGCAGAAACAGCAGCTTAAGGCGCTGAATCAGGAGGCGGCGCGCCTCAGCACCCGCTTTACCAACCGGCTGCTGGCGGCCACCAAAGCGGGCGGGCTGGTGGTCAGCGATCGGCAGCAGCTGGCGGGACTGTCCGCCGCCGATCTCGCGGTGGCTCAGGCGGAAGCGCGGGCGCGCGGCCTGGAGGATCGCTGGCTGCTGGTGCTGCAGAACACCACACAGCAACCGGCGCTGCAGAGCCTCACCGACCGCGCCACCCGTGAGGCGCTCTTTACGGCTGGCGTCACGCGTACCGAAAAAGGGGATGAAAACGACACCCGCGAGCTTATTCTGCGGCTGGCGCAGGTCAGGGCGGAGCAGGCCAGGCTGCTGGGCTTTGCCAGCTACGCGGCGTGGAAGCTGCAGGATCAGATGGCGAAAACGCCCGATGCGGCGCTGGCCTTTATGCGCAACATCGTGCCTGCCGCCCGCGCCCGCGCCGGACGGGAAGCGGCGGCGATTCAGCAGATCATCGACGAGCAGCAGGGCGGTTTTACCCTGGAAGCCTGGGACTGGCGCTTCTATGCCGAACAGGTGCGGCGCGCCCGCTACGACCTGGATGAGAGTCAGATCAAACCCTACTTCGAACTCAACTCGGTGCTGCATAACGGCGTCTTCCGGGCGGCCACGCAGCTCTACGGCATCCGGTTTGCGCAGCGTCAGGATCTGCCGGTTTACCATCCCGACGTTCAGGTCTATGAGATTTTCGACGCGGATGACACCCCGCTGGCGCTCTTCTATACCGACTTCTTTAAGCGCGACAGCAAAGGCGGCGGAGCCTGGATGAGTAACTTCGTTAACCAGTCAACGCTGCTGGAGAGCCGGCCGGTGATCTACAACGTCTGCAACTACACCCGGCCGCCAGCCGGTGAGCCTGCGCTGCTGAGCTGGGACGACGTCATTACCCTGTTCCATGAGTTTGGTCATACGCTGCACGGGTTGTTCGCCAGCCAGCGCTATCCAAGCCTCTCCGGCACGGAAACCCCGCGCGACTTTGTTGAGTTTCCATCGCAGATCAACGAGCACTGGGCCAGCGAGCCGGAGGTGTTCCGGCACTACGCCCGCCACTATCAGACGCAGGAGCCGATGCCTGCCGCGCTATATGAGAAGATGGTGCAGGCCGCACAGTTCAACAAAGGCTATGAGATGTGCGAACTGCTGGCGGCTGCGCTGCTCGATCTGCACTGGCACAGTCTGAAGGCCGACGCCGCGCCGCACAGCGTCGGCGATTTTGAGCAGCAGGCGCTGGAGAGCGATAATCTGGCGCTGACGGCGGTGCCGCCGCGCTATCGCTCCAGCTATTTCCAGCACATCTGGGGCGGCGGCTATGCGGCGGGCTACTACGCCTATATCTGGACGCAGATGCTTGCCGACGATGGCTATCAGTGGTTTTCAGAGCGGGGCGGACTGACGCGGGAAAACGGCGATCTTTTCCGGCAGAAGATTCTGTCCCGGGGCAACAGCAGCGATCTGAAAACGCTCTATGAGAGCTGGCGGGGCGCAGCGCCAGAGCTGGCGCCGATGCTGAAAAATCGCGGTCTCACGGACGACTGA